One part of the Synechococcus sp. UW179A genome encodes these proteins:
- a CDS encoding helix-turn-helix domain-containing protein has translation MSDSEQAKDGTTVSTLQEIGELLRQARVKQGLSCDQLAQSLKMGSEQLQALENGDLERLPEPVFIKAMTRRVASKLSLDSDSLIKRLQEVLPAPKAANNLSGSLAGSGAANGGVAKAGAATRSKSSDTVVLPWQRLALAALAVGAVTGGAMVVASQRRSIEPAPIKAATMLEQPTETTKTQPTSPQQKSAGSISISSKEPSWLSIRNGEGKVVYEGTLSDSKSLPAGSNLEIYAGRPDLVLISHGDEVPRPLGPIDQVRWYKLNPEL, from the coding sequence TTGTCGGATTCCGAGCAGGCGAAGGATGGAACAACCGTCTCAACCCTGCAGGAGATCGGTGAACTGCTCCGTCAGGCTCGGGTTAAACAGGGTTTGAGCTGCGATCAACTGGCTCAGTCTCTAAAAATGGGCAGCGAACAATTGCAGGCTCTTGAAAATGGTGATCTGGAGAGGCTTCCTGAACCGGTTTTCATCAAGGCGATGACCCGCAGGGTCGCCTCCAAGCTCAGCCTCGATAGCGACTCCCTGATCAAAAGACTTCAAGAGGTTCTGCCGGCTCCCAAAGCCGCTAATAACTTGTCTGGCTCTCTTGCTGGCAGTGGTGCTGCCAACGGCGGTGTCGCAAAGGCTGGTGCGGCAACACGGTCTAAAAGTAGCGACACCGTTGTCTTGCCATGGCAGCGCCTGGCCTTGGCTGCTCTGGCGGTCGGGGCTGTGACTGGTGGAGCGATGGTAGTGGCCAGTCAGCGTCGCTCCATTGAGCCTGCACCGATCAAGGCTGCAACGATGTTGGAACAACCCACTGAAACAACCAAAACCCAACCCACTTCACCTCAGCAGAAATCTGCGGGATCGATCTCCATCAGCAGCAAAGAACCCAGCTGGCTCTCAATCCGCAATGGCGAAGGCAAGGTTGTTTACGAGGGAACCCTCTCTGACAGCAAATCCCTGCCTGCAGGATCCAATCTGGAGATCTATGCCGGACGGCCCGACCTGGTCTTGATCAGTCATGGAGACGAAGTACCCAGGCCCCTAGGGCCCATTGATCAGGTGCGCTGGTACAAGCTCAATCCTGAACTCTGA
- the fabG gene encoding 3-oxoacyl-[acyl-carrier-protein] reductase — protein sequence MSSIRTLDGQIALVTGASRGIGRAVALALAEAGAEVVVNYSSSPDAAEVVVSEIKDSGGEAYALQANVADEEAVNGLIKTVIERSGRVDVLVNNAGITRDGLLMRMKTEDWQAVINLNLSGVFLCTRAVTRPMLKQKSGRIINITSVVGLMGNAGQSNYAAAKAGVVGFTRSTAKEMASRGITVNAVAPGFIATDMTKDLDAEGILAAIPLGRFGTPEQVAGAVRFLAADPAAAYITGQVLQVDGGMVMG from the coding sequence ATGAGCAGCATCCGCACCCTCGATGGCCAGATCGCTCTGGTGACAGGAGCCAGCCGTGGAATTGGTCGAGCCGTTGCCCTCGCCCTGGCTGAGGCCGGTGCTGAGGTGGTTGTGAACTATTCCAGCTCACCCGATGCGGCCGAAGTGGTGGTCAGTGAAATCAAAGATTCTGGAGGTGAGGCCTACGCCCTTCAAGCGAATGTGGCCGACGAGGAAGCTGTGAACGGTCTGATCAAGACCGTGATCGAGCGAAGTGGAAGAGTCGACGTTTTAGTCAACAACGCCGGCATCACCCGCGATGGGCTGCTGATGCGGATGAAGACCGAAGACTGGCAGGCCGTCATCAACCTGAATCTGAGTGGTGTCTTCCTCTGCACCAGGGCCGTGACCCGCCCAATGCTCAAGCAGAAAAGCGGAAGGATCATCAACATCACCTCTGTTGTGGGCCTGATGGGCAACGCCGGCCAGTCCAATTACGCCGCAGCCAAGGCCGGCGTCGTGGGATTCACCAGAAGCACCGCCAAGGAGATGGCCAGCCGTGGCATCACCGTGAATGCAGTAGCTCCAGGTTTCATCGCAACCGATATGACCAAGGACCTTGATGCAGAAGGGATCCTCGCCGCCATCCCCCTGGGGCGATTCGGAACTCCAGAACAGGTTGCCGGGGCTGTGCGGTTTCTGGCAGCCGACCCTGCTGCGGCCTACATCACCGGTCAGGTTCTGCAGGTTGATGGCGGCATGGTGATGGGCTGA
- a CDS encoding TrkA family potassium uptake protein has protein sequence MMRPRRSRRDDLLRGRPHQLRHLARPWMLPGLALTALVLGGAIGYRITEGWDWGDCLWMVLITISTIGYGEVEPLSQPGRLVTVLIIAGGLLVVQLSIQRVLGLSESGYFRQVRELRFRRMLRRMKDHVILCGYGRIGREISEQLLLEKAPVLVVELDPLRKKAAEERGLKVLQADATLDETLMEAGLDRCRSLVTALPSNAANLYVILSARGLEQRCRLIARADSEEAAAKLELAGASVVVSPYVAGGRLMATTALRPLAVDFTDLLAGSDCEIEEFRLSEDPLLMSQIAHRSLQELDLARRTGAMVLAIRDNNTLSANPNGEVTLEPGQMLVVMGSKQQLEDLRRILGDAIDAVETMRGMQATE, from the coding sequence ATGATGCGCCCCCGGCGGAGCAGACGAGACGATCTGCTCAGAGGCCGTCCACATCAACTGAGACACCTCGCACGCCCTTGGATGCTGCCGGGACTGGCACTGACCGCGTTGGTCCTCGGAGGAGCCATCGGTTACCGAATTACTGAAGGATGGGACTGGGGAGATTGCCTGTGGATGGTGCTGATCACGATCAGCACGATTGGCTATGGGGAAGTGGAGCCTCTGTCCCAGCCGGGGAGATTGGTCACGGTTTTGATCATTGCCGGAGGACTTCTGGTTGTTCAGCTCTCGATTCAACGCGTGCTGGGCTTGTCAGAATCCGGATACTTCCGTCAAGTACGGGAGCTGAGGTTTCGCCGGATGTTGCGGCGCATGAAAGACCACGTCATTCTCTGCGGCTACGGCAGGATCGGTCGTGAGATCAGCGAGCAGCTGCTGCTCGAAAAGGCACCAGTGCTAGTGGTCGAACTCGACCCTTTACGCAAAAAAGCTGCTGAAGAACGCGGACTGAAGGTGCTCCAGGCCGACGCCACCCTGGACGAAACACTGATGGAGGCCGGCCTCGATCGTTGCCGAAGCCTAGTGACCGCATTGCCCAGCAACGCAGCCAATCTCTACGTAATCCTGAGCGCCCGCGGACTTGAACAGCGATGTCGCCTCATCGCCCGCGCTGACAGCGAGGAGGCGGCGGCAAAACTTGAACTAGCTGGCGCCAGTGTGGTGGTGAGCCCTTACGTCGCAGGTGGTCGACTGATGGCGACGACGGCCTTGCGCCCCCTTGCGGTCGACTTCACGGATCTGCTGGCGGGGTCCGACTGCGAAATCGAGGAATTCCGCCTCAGTGAAGATCCTCTGCTGATGAGTCAGATCGCCCACCGCAGCCTGCAGGAACTTGACCTGGCACGGCGCACCGGTGCCATGGTGCTCGCCATCCGTGACAACAACACCCTGTCGGCCAATCCCAATGGAGAGGTGACCCTGGAACCGGGCCAAATGCTCGTGGTGATGGGTAGCAAGCAGCAACTGGAGGACCTGCGTCGGATTCTTGGTGACGCCATTGACGCAGTGGAAACCATGCGAGGCATGCAGGCGACTGAATGA
- the lgt gene encoding prolipoprotein diacylglyceryl transferase has product MFTSPGPELFQLGPFVLRWYGLLIAVAVLIGLNLSSWLARERGLDANLISDLLPILVLAAVIGARTYYVAFEWSSYQRSWWDVFAIWKGGIAIHGALLGGSLAVILFCRWRRVPFWDVLDVLVPSVVLGQAIGRWGNFFNSEAFGVPTDLPWKLFIPEGNRPGVFKTSEYFHPTFLYESLWNIGIFVLLMVLFRLGRERKISLPSGALSCVYLLSYSLGRIWIEGLRIDPLCLGGQPPFCDGGLRIAQLMSLSLMAIAGFGLFWLYGRKSPLPDPGLKQADPS; this is encoded by the coding sequence ATTTTTACGTCCCCTGGGCCCGAGCTGTTTCAGCTCGGGCCTTTCGTACTGCGTTGGTACGGACTTCTGATTGCAGTTGCCGTTCTGATCGGACTCAATCTCTCAAGCTGGCTGGCGCGAGAGCGTGGCCTTGACGCCAATCTGATCAGCGATCTGCTGCCGATCCTTGTGCTTGCCGCAGTGATCGGCGCGAGAACCTACTACGTCGCCTTCGAGTGGAGTTCCTACCAACGCTCATGGTGGGATGTATTCGCGATCTGGAAAGGAGGTATTGCTATTCATGGAGCACTCCTAGGAGGCTCACTGGCGGTGATTCTGTTCTGCCGCTGGCGACGGGTGCCCTTCTGGGATGTTTTGGACGTGTTGGTGCCCTCAGTAGTACTGGGACAGGCCATCGGGCGCTGGGGAAACTTCTTCAATTCGGAAGCATTTGGGGTCCCCACCGATCTGCCTTGGAAACTTTTTATTCCCGAAGGAAACCGGCCAGGTGTATTCAAAACTTCTGAATACTTCCACCCCACATTTCTCTACGAATCCCTCTGGAACATCGGAATTTTTGTGTTGTTAATGGTTCTTTTCAGACTTGGACGCGAAAGGAAGATCTCACTGCCCTCAGGAGCTCTCAGTTGTGTTTATCTGCTCAGTTACAGCCTTGGTCGCATCTGGATCGAAGGCTTGAGGATCGACCCGCTCTGCCTTGGCGGACAACCTCCCTTCTGTGATGGGGGCCTGCGCATCGCTCAGCTGATGAGCCTCAGCTTGATGGCCATCGCCGGCTTCGGGTTGTTCTGGCTGTATGGACGCAAGTCGCCTCTTCCGGATCCAGGCCTGAAACAGGCAGACCCTTCATGA
- a CDS encoding Ppx/GppA phosphatase family protein: MPGAESSPAPAVDPSNQRAKQSSNSDLSGSPKVRTLAAIDVGTNSTHMLVASVDVALGTFSIDLAEKSNTRLGERDPETGELTPEAMTRGLESLRRFRELAVSHQVEQIVVAATSAVREAPNGRDFLQTIKDELDLDVDLVSGPEEARLIYLGVLSGMPFGDRPHLVLDIGGGSTELILADGRDARALTSTRVGAVRLQRDFVKDDPIPPQRRSFLQAFIQGSLEPAVDKVHRRIKPGETPVLVATSGTAMAIGALAASEDDRPPLKLHGYKVSRQRLNRVVDRLAVMTPEQRRGLAAINDRRAEIIVPGSLILQTTMQMLAVDELVLSERALREGLIVDWMLRHGLLEDRFSFQSSIRQRTVIHQVQRFAVNQARAERVASHALNLYDSTHKTLHRDSGSGRDLLWAAAMLHACGQHINLSAYHKHSWYLIRHGELLGYSESEHLMIAAIARYHRRSLPKKRHESWQALQTRDNRRTVSEMALLLRLAAALDRRPDPVVQTLRADVKGNDLILELVPERLNQNLSLEQWSLESCSALVRDVTGLHLKVRVQD, encoded by the coding sequence ATGCCAGGTGCCGAGTCTTCCCCAGCACCCGCGGTGGATCCCAGCAATCAGAGGGCCAAGCAGTCATCGAACAGTGATCTGAGTGGATCGCCAAAAGTCAGGACTTTGGCAGCCATTGACGTGGGTACCAATTCCACCCACATGCTCGTCGCTTCGGTGGATGTGGCCCTTGGGACCTTCAGCATCGATCTGGCCGAAAAGTCCAATACCCGTCTGGGGGAAAGAGACCCTGAAACAGGCGAACTGACACCCGAAGCGATGACAAGAGGGTTGGAGAGCCTTCGCCGTTTTCGTGAGTTGGCCGTGAGCCATCAGGTTGAGCAGATTGTTGTTGCTGCGACAAGTGCTGTACGGGAGGCTCCAAATGGCAGGGACTTTCTGCAAACAATCAAAGATGAACTCGATCTTGATGTGGATTTGGTCAGTGGCCCAGAAGAGGCACGGCTGATCTACCTGGGCGTGCTGTCAGGCATGCCCTTCGGTGATCGTCCACATCTGGTGCTGGATATCGGCGGAGGTTCCACGGAACTGATCCTTGCGGATGGTCGGGATGCCCGCGCTCTCACCAGCACACGAGTCGGTGCGGTGAGGCTGCAGCGGGATTTCGTCAAGGACGATCCGATCCCTCCCCAGCGACGCTCATTTCTGCAGGCTTTCATCCAGGGCTCGCTTGAACCAGCTGTGGACAAGGTTCATCGACGCATCAAGCCAGGAGAGACACCAGTCCTTGTCGCGACCAGCGGCACGGCAATGGCCATTGGTGCTCTAGCGGCCAGCGAAGACGACCGGCCACCTCTAAAGCTTCATGGTTACAAGGTTTCAAGGCAACGTCTGAACCGTGTCGTGGATCGTCTGGCCGTCATGACACCTGAGCAGCGCCGTGGCTTAGCGGCCATCAACGATCGCCGTGCAGAAATCATCGTGCCCGGTTCGCTCATCCTGCAAACCACCATGCAGATGCTGGCAGTTGATGAACTGGTTCTAAGCGAGAGGGCGCTGCGCGAGGGTCTGATCGTGGATTGGATGCTGCGTCATGGTCTCCTGGAAGACCGCTTCAGTTTTCAGAGCAGCATCCGCCAGCGCACCGTGATCCATCAGGTGCAACGTTTTGCGGTCAATCAGGCCCGTGCCGAGCGAGTTGCCAGCCACGCCCTCAACCTTTATGACAGCACCCACAAGACCTTGCACCGAGATAGTGGATCCGGCAGGGATCTTCTCTGGGCTGCGGCCATGCTTCATGCCTGTGGTCAGCACATCAATCTCAGTGCCTATCACAAGCATTCCTGGTATCTCATCCGCCATGGCGAGCTGCTGGGTTACTCCGAATCTGAACATTTGATGATTGCGGCCATCGCCCGTTATCACCGTCGCAGTCTTCCCAAGAAGCGTCATGAGTCTTGGCAGGCCCTTCAGACCCGGGATAACCGCAGGACAGTGTCTGAGATGGCTCTGTTACTACGTCTGGCCGCAGCGCTTGATCGACGTCCCGATCCCGTTGTTCAGACCTTGAGAGCGGATGTGAAAGGCAATGATCTGATTCTGGAGCTGGTGCCGGAGCGTCTGAATCAGAACCTCAGTCTTGAACAGTGGAGTCTTGAAAGCTGTTCAGCACTGGTGAGGGATGTCACCGGTTTGCACCTCAAGGTCAGAGTTCAGGATTGA
- a CDS encoding DUF1330 domain-containing protein: protein MAKGYWISTGTIHTPLAMVPYISRLTEWLPTVGAKFLVRDVQCDVREGSPGSLNVIIEFPSLESAVSAYESTDYQSLIELRTPHSDLTLSISEELVA from the coding sequence ATGGCAAAGGGCTACTGGATAAGCACTGGCACGATTCACACTCCGCTGGCCATGGTCCCTTACATCAGCCGACTCACTGAATGGCTACCCACTGTCGGGGCAAAATTTCTTGTGCGTGATGTCCAGTGTGATGTTCGTGAAGGCTCCCCTGGTTCCTTGAATGTGATTATCGAGTTCCCATCTTTGGAGTCAGCCGTATCCGCCTATGAGTCAACGGACTATCAATCCTTGATTGAGCTGCGCACACCCCACTCTGATCTCACCCTATCGATCTCGGAAGAGCTGGTTGCCTAG
- a CDS encoding glycosyltransferase family 9 protein, protein MRVLALSPGSLQQQLERLPALAAAADQLEASLQVACDPSHRALWTMLPAVKKVIPFPFEATPNLSDWANLLGLVREPDFQACLNFATGKQVNLMLSMSHIPMRVATEGFASTASATVEAGWTPQKLEAFLSPMGVSLNADAFRLSLPADAMEKARNAQPAGDGPLLLLAPNTFPGDWPQERWTSLPETIRSKLPQLRSLVLPTDMPIAERAAAVACADVVLSSCSLTQLIATYCGLPLVALGAKTDQLPQRDMIRRLDNEDLTSLSVQDVMQALGF, encoded by the coding sequence ATGCGCGTTCTCGCTCTCAGCCCCGGAAGCCTTCAACAGCAGCTCGAGCGCCTGCCGGCTCTTGCGGCTGCCGCTGATCAGCTTGAGGCCAGCCTCCAGGTGGCCTGCGATCCATCCCATCGCGCGTTGTGGACGATGCTGCCAGCGGTGAAGAAAGTGATTCCCTTCCCTTTTGAAGCGACTCCGAACCTCTCGGATTGGGCCAACCTTCTGGGGCTAGTCAGGGAACCTGACTTCCAGGCATGCCTCAATTTCGCCACAGGGAAGCAGGTGAATTTAATGCTGTCGATGAGTCATATCCCGATGCGGGTGGCCACGGAAGGCTTTGCCAGTACGGCCTCCGCCACGGTGGAAGCAGGCTGGACGCCGCAGAAACTTGAAGCCTTTCTGTCCCCGATGGGGGTTTCTCTGAATGCCGATGCCTTTCGCCTCAGCCTGCCTGCGGATGCCATGGAGAAAGCCCGTAATGCTCAGCCCGCAGGGGATGGGCCTCTACTGCTGCTAGCGCCAAACACATTCCCTGGTGACTGGCCTCAGGAACGCTGGACATCACTCCCGGAGACCATCCGCAGCAAGCTGCCCCAGTTACGCAGCCTTGTATTACCGACTGACATGCCCATCGCCGAACGTGCCGCTGCCGTTGCCTGCGCTGATGTGGTGCTCAGCAGTTGTTCCCTGACCCAGCTGATTGCCACCTACTGCGGACTACCACTAGTTGCACTGGGTGCGAAAACAGACCAGCTTCCCCAGAGGGACATGATTCGCAGGCTCGACAACGAGGATCTGACTTCACTCTCGGTCCAGGATGTGATGCAAGCTCTCGGCTTCTGA
- a CDS encoding LD-carboxypeptidase: protein MPQSEHLWSLPSPLKVGDRVNIAAPSSAICDETSLLAGIAVLKSWGLTVNTPTCHGRHWGYLAGRDSERSSDLSADAGVALLACARGGWGAARLLEQAVPWRKGWFLGFSDVTALLCSRMASGFGGGIHGPLVTTLASEPNWSQQRLHDLLFGHPVASLQGTCWAGGVGIGPLLTVNLTVASHLLGSRHLPDLRGAILVIEDVGEAPYRLDRMLTHWRLVGALQDLEGIGFGRFSGCDDAEQSESEHTFSLEQVLRERTQDLGCPVVADLPVGHGNGGNAALPMGVLAQLDGNSGTLSLELPTHR from the coding sequence ATGCCGCAATCCGAACATCTTTGGTCATTGCCCAGTCCCTTAAAGGTGGGCGACAGAGTCAACATCGCTGCACCAAGCTCGGCGATCTGCGATGAAACCAGCCTGCTTGCAGGAATCGCCGTGCTCAAGTCATGGGGGCTGACAGTGAACACTCCGACCTGCCATGGACGGCACTGGGGCTACTTAGCAGGGCGCGACAGTGAACGATCAAGTGATTTGTCTGCTGACGCTGGGGTCGCACTGCTGGCCTGTGCCCGAGGTGGCTGGGGAGCAGCCCGTCTTCTTGAACAGGCCGTCCCCTGGAGAAAGGGATGGTTTCTTGGCTTCTCTGATGTCACAGCCTTGCTCTGCAGCCGCATGGCGAGCGGCTTTGGGGGAGGCATCCATGGACCACTGGTGACAACGCTGGCGAGCGAACCGAACTGGAGCCAACAGCGTCTTCACGATCTCCTGTTCGGACATCCAGTTGCGTCTCTCCAAGGGACCTGCTGGGCAGGCGGCGTTGGGATAGGCCCGTTGCTCACGGTGAATCTGACGGTGGCATCGCACCTGCTCGGCAGCCGTCACTTACCGGATCTACGAGGAGCGATCCTGGTGATCGAAGACGTGGGTGAAGCTCCCTATCGCCTTGATCGGATGCTCACCCATTGGCGGTTGGTGGGCGCACTGCAGGATCTGGAAGGCATTGGATTCGGGCGATTCAGCGGTTGCGATGACGCTGAGCAGAGCGAGTCTGAACACACATTCAGCTTGGAGCAAGTTCTGCGTGAACGCACTCAGGACCTGGGTTGTCCTGTGGTTGCAGATTTGCCCGTGGGTCACGGCAACGGAGGCAATGCGGCTCTGCCGATGGGCGTTCTCGCTCAACTGGATGGCAACAGCGGCACCCTAAGCCTGGAGCTACCGACTCATCGCTGA
- the cobM gene encoding precorrin-4 C(11)-methyltransferase gives MTMISIVGAGPGAPDLLTRRAEDRIVNADVLIWTDSLVSPQIADLAPAGCERVRTSTLTLEQVLPLMIERASSGKRVVRLHDGDPCLYGALSEQVCGLADAGIEVEVVPGISAYQATAAALKAELTIPGLVQTIVLSRSGGRTGVPEREDLRHLANLRASLCLYLSARHVDEVQSTLLEHYPADTPVAIGYRVSWPDESLDLVPLDQMAKITHDRNLIRTTLYVISPAFHSTNQRSKLYSPDHDHLFRPRQ, from the coding sequence ATGACCATGATCTCGATCGTGGGTGCTGGCCCGGGAGCACCTGATCTACTGACACGCCGTGCCGAAGACCGCATTGTCAACGCTGATGTTCTGATCTGGACCGACTCACTGGTATCTCCCCAGATCGCCGATCTTGCGCCCGCCGGGTGTGAACGGGTCCGGACCAGCACTCTCACTCTGGAACAGGTTCTTCCCCTGATGATCGAACGTGCCAGCAGTGGAAAGAGAGTGGTGCGTCTTCACGATGGCGACCCCTGTCTGTATGGAGCTCTCAGTGAACAGGTCTGCGGACTTGCCGATGCAGGAATCGAGGTGGAAGTTGTTCCTGGCATCAGCGCCTATCAGGCAACCGCTGCTGCGCTCAAGGCGGAACTGACGATCCCAGGCCTGGTTCAAACCATCGTGCTGAGTCGTAGCGGAGGCCGAACCGGCGTTCCTGAACGAGAAGATCTGAGACACCTGGCAAACCTACGAGCCTCGCTCTGTCTTTACCTGAGCGCCCGCCATGTGGATGAGGTCCAATCCACGCTGCTTGAGCATTACCCAGCAGACACCCCGGTCGCAATCGGCTATCGGGTCAGTTGGCCTGATGAATCACTGGACTTGGTTCCTCTCGATCAGATGGCAAAGATCACGCACGATCGCAATCTGATTCGCACCACGCTGTATGTGATCAGTCCAGCCTTTCATTCAACCAATCAGCGATCAAAACTGTATTCGCCTGATCATGACCACTTGTTCCGGCCCAGGCAGTGA
- a CDS encoding 4-hydroxybenzoate polyprenyltransferase — MTGTTFSRVMSPWVALLRWNKPSGRLILLVPAGWSLWLAPDAPPPALLVMQILIGGLAVSGAGCIANDLWDQTIDSEVERTRQRPLASGALSRRQATAGLVLLLALALAVVLSLSTQMLLCLQLAVLALPPILIYPSAKRWFPFPQAVLGVCWGFAVLIPWAAFTGSITPSIPLIGCWFSTLCWTFSFDTVYAMADRPDDAKLGLRSSALTLGRNAIRTVRAGYGLTSASLAIAAAAADVGVLFWPFWVIATIGLWRSTHTLRASEQQPAAVYARHFGRQVQIGALLLIGLVLSPMS, encoded by the coding sequence GTGACTGGCACGACCTTTTCTCGCGTCATGTCGCCCTGGGTGGCTCTGCTGCGATGGAACAAACCAAGCGGGCGCCTGATTCTTCTTGTGCCAGCAGGGTGGAGTCTCTGGCTCGCTCCGGACGCTCCTCCCCCTGCGTTATTGGTGATGCAGATCCTGATCGGCGGATTGGCTGTGAGCGGGGCCGGCTGCATCGCCAATGATCTCTGGGACCAGACGATCGACAGTGAGGTAGAACGCACCCGCCAGCGTCCCCTCGCCAGCGGTGCGCTCAGCCGTAGACAAGCAACTGCTGGGCTGGTGCTGCTGCTGGCTCTGGCCCTGGCGGTCGTGCTCAGCCTTTCGACCCAAATGCTGCTCTGCCTGCAACTGGCAGTCCTAGCCCTCCCTCCGATCCTGATCTACCCCTCCGCCAAACGCTGGTTCCCTTTCCCTCAGGCGGTGCTGGGAGTCTGCTGGGGCTTCGCGGTGTTGATCCCCTGGGCGGCGTTCACAGGAAGCATCACCCCATCCATCCCCCTGATTGGCTGCTGGTTCTCCACCCTGTGCTGGACCTTCAGCTTTGACACGGTCTACGCAATGGCCGACCGGCCTGATGATGCGAAGCTCGGCCTGCGCAGCAGCGCATTGACTCTCGGCCGCAATGCCATTAGGACCGTTCGAGCTGGATATGGGCTCACGTCGGCATCCCTGGCCATCGCGGCCGCAGCCGCCGATGTGGGAGTGCTCTTCTGGCCCTTCTGGGTCATCGCAACCATTGGGCTGTGGCGCTCCACACATACCCTGCGAGCCAGTGAGCAACAACCAGCAGCTGTCTATGCCCGTCATTTCGGACGTCAGGTCCAAATCGGAGCCTTGCTGCTCATCGGCCTGGTGCTTTCACCTATGAGCTGA
- the ispD gene encoding 2-C-methyl-D-erythritol 4-phosphate cytidylyltransferase — MHLLIAAAGSGRRMGADRNKLLLELRGKPLLSWTLESAFAAEEIGWIGVIGQPGDEHEIASLLQAAPKPVAWIEGGSTRQESVERGLVALPGDAEHVLIHDGARCLVDPSLFNRCAAEVLGGDAVIAATPVTDTIKRVKGGGLIAETPDRAELWAAQTPQGFAVAALREGHAKAKALGWSVTDDASLFERLGWPVRVLDAGPANIKVTTPFDLTVAEAVLGQR; from the coding sequence GTGCATCTGTTGATTGCCGCAGCTGGCAGCGGCCGGCGAATGGGAGCTGATCGCAACAAACTCCTGCTCGAGCTTCGGGGCAAGCCCCTACTTTCCTGGACGTTGGAGTCGGCTTTTGCGGCTGAAGAGATCGGTTGGATCGGGGTCATCGGTCAGCCTGGAGATGAACACGAGATTGCCTCCCTTCTGCAGGCCGCGCCCAAGCCTGTTGCCTGGATCGAAGGTGGCAGCACACGCCAGGAATCGGTGGAGCGAGGTTTGGTCGCACTCCCGGGGGATGCGGAGCATGTCTTGATCCATGACGGTGCACGTTGTCTCGTCGATCCAAGCCTGTTCAACCGCTGCGCTGCAGAGGTCCTTGGCGGGGATGCCGTGATCGCTGCGACTCCTGTGACCGACACGATCAAGCGTGTAAAAGGAGGGGGACTTATCGCTGAAACACCAGATCGAGCAGAGCTCTGGGCAGCGCAAACCCCCCAGGGTTTTGCTGTTGCTGCTCTGCGTGAAGGCCATGCAAAGGCCAAGGCCCTTGGTTGGTCGGTTACCGACGATGCCTCCCTGTTTGAACGCCTGGGATGGCCAGTCAGGGTGCTGGATGCGGGACCCGCCAACATCAAGGTCACCACTCCGTTCGATCTCACTGTGGCGGAAGCTGTGCTTGGTCAGCGATGA